From the Desertifilum tharense IPPAS B-1220 genome, one window contains:
- a CDS encoding sensor histidine kinase KdpD, translated as MSKWILPTLSEVVAQGEQLAQCNAETPLSDAQKNRTENSRLRHSEPATSPSRNAAGHRKAERQWCGAIAALVSILEQIAQDNRADRAADRSVCSAHNSYICPIRGLILSGPLPVLSHPQLLAHYTSWLFATDGFYRDGGMPFQLPPAANTYTPPHSANPHPEEDRQGSNWLSLSTVDPLKTELFCLALTRSFGLVLVWSENEAGEANFQFSFSPQVIEQCWQALRSRVALNGTLEQLQALDAYYEQFAPKAPDYTIVAQFSQGLLEYLPDWNDKSDRNSVRHTKETTAKEEGCQEAKPRVPDASVELLSAIAHEVKTPLTTIRTLTRLLLKRRDLPEVVLDRLHSIDRECTEQIDRFGLIFRAVEMETHKTKESTRVSEREARSQTSVQLTPTSLSQVFQQSIPRWQKQAGRRNLTLDVALPQKMPAVVSDPTLLDQVLTGLIENFTSSLPRGSHVTVEVTPAGSQLKLQFQSQLQADPASKNTKTLHNNCATHLSANGSNSSKPTLKSLGQLLMFQPETGHLSLNMSVTKNLFQAIGGKLIVRQRPQQGQVLTIFLPLNLKEL; from the coding sequence GTGAGTAAGTGGATATTGCCAACCTTAAGTGAGGTGGTCGCTCAAGGGGAGCAATTAGCGCAGTGTAATGCAGAGACTCCACTGAGCGATGCTCAGAAAAATCGAACGGAAAACAGTCGGCTGCGACACAGCGAGCCAGCGACCTCTCCTTCTCGGAATGCCGCAGGACACCGCAAAGCAGAACGGCAATGGTGTGGCGCGATCGCGGCTTTAGTCAGCATTTTAGAACAGATTGCCCAAGATAACCGGGCCGATCGGGCTGCGGATCGCTCCGTTTGTTCTGCCCACAATTCTTATATTTGTCCGATTCGGGGTTTAATTCTCTCAGGCCCCTTACCCGTGTTAAGCCATCCCCAACTGCTGGCACACTATACCAGTTGGCTGTTTGCCACCGATGGGTTTTATCGCGATGGGGGAATGCCATTTCAGCTACCCCCGGCGGCCAATACCTATACCCCCCCTCACTCAGCCAACCCCCACCCCGAAGAGGATCGGCAAGGATCTAACTGGCTCTCTTTATCAACCGTCGATCCGTTAAAAACAGAATTATTTTGTTTAGCGCTCACTCGCAGCTTTGGTCTAGTTTTAGTTTGGAGCGAAAACGAGGCAGGGGAAGCCAATTTTCAGTTTAGCTTTAGCCCCCAAGTCATCGAGCAGTGCTGGCAAGCCTTGCGATCGCGGGTTGCTCTCAACGGTACCCTAGAACAACTGCAAGCGCTAGACGCCTACTACGAACAGTTTGCCCCCAAAGCGCCCGATTACACAATTGTGGCGCAATTTAGTCAAGGGTTGCTGGAGTATTTACCCGACTGGAACGATAAGAGCGATCGCAATTCCGTTCGCCATACCAAAGAAACCACAGCCAAAGAAGAAGGCTGTCAGGAAGCCAAACCGCGCGTTCCCGACGCTTCCGTCGAATTGTTAAGCGCGATCGCCCATGAAGTCAAAACGCCATTGACCACGATCCGCACCTTAACCCGCCTGTTGCTAAAACGGCGAGACTTGCCGGAAGTCGTTCTCGATCGGCTTCATAGCATCGATCGCGAATGTACCGAACAAATTGACCGCTTTGGCTTAATTTTCCGGGCGGTTGAAATGGAAACGCATAAAACCAAAGAAAGCACCCGCGTTTCCGAACGAGAAGCGCGATCGCAAACCTCCGTTCAACTTACCCCCACATCGCTATCCCAAGTCTTTCAACAAAGCATTCCCCGATGGCAAAAACAAGCAGGGCGGCGTAACCTAACCTTAGATGTGGCACTTCCTCAAAAAATGCCTGCGGTAGTTAGCGATCCAACCTTATTAGACCAAGTGCTAACAGGACTGATTGAAAACTTTACCAGCAGTTTACCCAGAGGCAGCCACGTCACCGTAGAAGTGACCCCAGCCGGTTCGCAACTCAAACTGCAATTCCAGTCGCAACTACAAGCCGATCCAGCCTCAAAAAATACGAAAACCCTGCACAACAATTGCGCCACTCATTTAAGCGCCAACGGTTCCAACTCTAGCAAACCCACGCTGAAATCCTTGGGACAGTTGCTCATGTTTCAACCCGAAACCGGACATCTCAGCCTAAACATGAGCGTCACCAAAAATCTCTTTCAAGCCATTGGCGGTAAATTAATTGTCCGCCAAC
- the petC gene encoding cytochrome b6-f complex iron-sulfur subunit translates to MNDSFPLEDSSMSRRQLLNFLTGAVVASTAGSLLYPTVKFFLPPSEMSAGGAILAKDISGNPIPASQILAQPVGTRALVAGLAGEPTYLTVQQDGTLDIMGIVDNCTHLGCTFPWNEIDREFQCPCHGSRYSADGSVVRGPAPLPLKLVRVAVQDNAIWLSPWTELDPRTGETPWWV, encoded by the coding sequence ATGAACGATAGCTTTCCTTTAGAAGACTCTTCAATGTCCCGTCGGCAGTTGCTTAACTTTTTAACGGGTGCCGTTGTCGCTTCCACTGCGGGATCTCTACTTTATCCAACGGTTAAATTTTTCCTGCCTCCCTCAGAAATGAGTGCAGGGGGAGCTATTCTAGCCAAGGATATTTCAGGCAATCCCATTCCTGCCAGCCAAATCTTAGCCCAGCCCGTGGGAACTCGCGCCCTGGTTGCGGGGTTAGCAGGCGAACCCACCTACTTAACGGTTCAGCAGGATGGGACTCTTGATATTATGGGAATTGTGGATAACTGCACCCATTTAGGCTGTACGTTTCCCTGGAATGAAATCGATCGAGAATTTCAGTGTCCCTGTCACGGTTCTCGTTACAGCGCCGATGGCTCTGTGGTGCGCGGGCCGGCCCCTTTACCGCTAAAATTAGTCCGCGTTGCCGTGCAAGACAATGCCATTTGGCTTTCACCTTGGACAGAACTCGATCCGCGTACTGGCGAGACGCCTTGGTGGGTTTAA
- a CDS encoding CoB--CoM heterodisulfide reductase iron-sulfur subunit B family protein encodes MKYSYYPGCSLHTTAKEFDMSTKVVMRELGIELEELQDWSCCGGSVAAGVSHDVGMAMAARNVALAQKQNLDLLASCSGCYNKSARAAKALENETEKQKITAILSDMGISISDSNIRVRNVVDVLANDLDLTSYIQRPLNGLKVACYYGCLLTRPADIAGWDSPIFPMSMDRLAQACGAEVVDFRSKTKCCGGPILVSKQEVAFELTKQLLDEAQSLGADCIVLACPLCATNLELRQPEIEKKYSVSYQLPILYITELIGLALGLKPGKLGLNKHIVSTQSVLAKLGI; translated from the coding sequence ATGAAATACTCTTACTACCCAGGATGCAGCCTCCACACCACGGCTAAAGAGTTCGATATGTCCACTAAAGTGGTTATGCGGGAATTGGGAATTGAGTTAGAAGAACTGCAAGACTGGTCTTGTTGTGGCGGATCGGTTGCAGCCGGTGTTTCCCACGATGTCGGGATGGCAATGGCGGCGCGAAATGTTGCTTTAGCCCAAAAACAAAATCTCGACCTTTTAGCCTCCTGTTCCGGTTGCTATAACAAGTCAGCACGGGCGGCAAAAGCTTTAGAGAATGAAACTGAAAAACAAAAGATTACGGCCATTCTTTCCGATATGGGAATCTCGATTTCTGATTCCAATATTCGAGTCAGAAATGTAGTTGATGTTTTAGCAAATGACCTGGATCTAACAAGTTATATTCAAAGACCCCTCAATGGCTTAAAGGTTGCTTGCTACTACGGTTGCTTGTTAACTCGTCCCGCCGATATCGCGGGCTGGGATTCTCCCATTTTTCCGATGTCAATGGATCGATTGGCTCAGGCTTGTGGTGCAGAGGTTGTGGATTTTCGGTCAAAAACCAAGTGTTGTGGCGGCCCAATTCTGGTGTCTAAACAAGAGGTTGCTTTTGAGTTGACAAAGCAGCTTTTAGATGAAGCGCAATCTCTCGGTGCAGATTGTATTGTTTTGGCTTGTCCGCTTTGTGCCACCAATCTAGAATTACGGCAGCCAGAGATTGAAAAGAAATACAGTGTTTCTTACCAGTTGCCCATTCTTTATATTACAGAACTCATTGGACTAGCTTTAGGCTTAAAACCTGGAAAATTAGGGCTAAATAAGCATATTGTTTCAACCCAGTCTGTATTAGCAAAGTTGGGAATTTAA